A single genomic interval of Megalobrama amblycephala isolate DHTTF-2021 linkage group LG17, ASM1881202v1, whole genome shotgun sequence harbors:
- the elocb gene encoding elongin C paralog b: MDGEEKTYGGCEGPDAMYVKLISSDGHEFIVKREHALTSGTIKAMLSGPGQFAENETNEVNFREIPSHVLSKVCMYFTYKVRYTNSSTEIPEFPIAPEIALELLMAANFLDC; this comes from the exons ATGG atgGAGAAGAAAAAACCTATGGTGGCTGTGAAGGGCCAGATGCCATGTATGTGAAATTGATTTCCTCTGATGGCCATGAGTTTATTGTTAAGCGAGAACATGCTCTGACATCTGGAACAATCAAAGCTATGCTTAGTGGTCCTG gCCAGTTTGCTGAGAATGAAACGAATGAAGTCAACTTTCGAGAGATCCCATCTCACGTTCTTTCTAAAGTGTGCATGTACTTCACATACAAAGTCCGCTATACTAATAGTTCAACAGAAATCCCTGAATTTCCTATTGCGCCAGAGATAGCGCTGGAGCTTCTAATGGCTGCAAACTTCTTAGATTgttaa
- the tmem70 gene encoding transmembrane protein 70, mitochondrial — protein sequence MYQIGILHGLRRLSKNQEQIIRKIQVGVRPASLSNGNICHTHAIVLKGQDNLLHVNRRSFLKAHAKKVQPYCAVRWYTSLPEDGELIYTGNLGKAVLGVKFFSYSSSMFSLCVMPYVLLKTGIGVNSFALQVAFCGFIGFFTFLTPVLLHLITKGYVVRLYHNKETDMYTAITYSALLVEKRTVFHQSDVIIPAVSRMFTSFYAKKHSMLVNPMLFALPHDYNHLMGYDRPFSFDTDDLNKPDKS from the exons ATGTATCAGATTGGGATTTTACATGGGTTGCGGCGTCTGTCAAAAAACCAAGAACAGATCATCAGGAAAATCCAAGTTGGTGTTCGTCCGGCATCGCTCAGCAATGGGAATATTTGCCACACTCATGCTATAGTTTTAAAGGGGCAGGATAATTTGCTGCACGTGAACCGAAGGTCATTTTTAAAAGCCCATGCGAAAAAG GTTCAACCATATTGTGCTGTTAGATGGTATACATCCTTACCTGAAGATGGAGAATTAATCTACACAGGCAACCTGGGAAAAGCTGTCCTCG GTGTGAAGTTTTTCTCCTACTCCAGCAGTATGTTTAGTCTCTGCGTGATGCCATATGTCCTCTTGAAAACAGGCATTGGTGTGAACAGCTTCGCCCTGCAAGTAGCTTTTTGTGGCTTTATAGGTTTCTTCACATTTCTGACTCCTGTTCTCCTCCACTTGATCACCAAAGGCTATGTAGTACGCCTGTACCACAACAAGGAGACAGACATGTACACAGCCATCACTTACAGCGCTCTTCTAGTGGAGAAACGAACTGTTTTCCATCAGAGTGATGTCATTATCCCTGCTGTGAGCAGGATGTTCACTAGTTTTTATGCCAAGAAACACTCGATGCTGGTCAACCCAATGCTTTTTGCTCTGCCCCACGACTACAACCACCTCATGGGTTACGACCGGCCCTTTTCCTTTGACACAGATGACTTGAACAAACCAGATAAAAGTTAA